The Synchiropus splendidus isolate RoL2022-P1 chromosome 1, RoL_Sspl_1.0, whole genome shotgun sequence genome includes a window with the following:
- the LOC128769455 gene encoding C2 calcium-dependent domain-containing protein 4C, with amino-acid sequence MWVLDKIRGSVETSVLRQGENGDKKGVAPSYSNVLTPDKIPDFFIPPKLVSCSPEPDVLTVKPKDALQPSTSEQTSSSSKKVSSPRSPRLVAKLTGDTKNLLRAANRHIIQIESADDVVAGDTNADPQSQTAMSLPYVAKTQTSYGFATLKESPHTRRKESLFHSDLTSPITSPNAQRKSPGKGGEVGNHLNPGDFNTSHMNPYRYFSGGESDTCSSAESSPFSSPLLSRSASLLKIFTHETQAKVVKAKRTFARHSSLSTDECSSAEPSPCVQRRLHVPSCHGSAASSDQSQQREHTINLHKGGTLRISASYDASMSRLLIRVRAAQSLYDKHFDMKSINCCVSVYLNPGKLQKQRSNIIKNSRNPVFNEDFFFDSISSVQVKNLSVKFKVVNKGTSLKRDVLLGEREVALNKLLSGI; translated from the coding sequence ATGTGGGTTCTGGATAAGATTCGTGGGTCGGTGGAGACCAGCGTGCTGCGTCAGGGGGAGAATGGAGATAAGAAAGGCGTCGCCCCCTCTTACAGCAACGTCCTCACCCCTGACAAGATCCCCGATTTCTTCATTCCCCCAAAGCTGGTCAGTTGCTCCCCAGAACCAGATGTTCTGACTGTGAAGCCCAAAGATGCTCTTCAGCCTTCCACCTCTGAGCAAACCAGCAGCAGTAGTAAGAAGGTCAGCAGCCCCAGAAGCCCACGGCTTGTAGCCAAGCTCACAGGAGACACCAAGAACCTGCTGAGGGCAGCCAATCGTCACATCATCCAGATTGAGAGTGCCGATGATGTTGTTGCCGGAGACACCAACGCAGATCCTCAGTCCCAGACCGCGATGTCCCTGCCTTACGTGGCCAAGACTCAAACCTCCTATGGCTTTGCAACCTTGAAAGAAAGTCCGCACACACGGCGTAAAGAGTCCCTCTTCCACTCGGACCTCACCAGTCCCATCACCTCCCCGAACGCCCAGAGGAAAAGCCCTGGAAAAGGCGGAGAAGTCGGCAACCATCTGAATCCTGGAGACTTCAACACCTCTCACATGAATCCATATCGATACTTCAGCGGCGGGGAGAGCGACACCTGCTCCTCGGCCGAGTCCTCTCCTTTCAGCTCCCCCCTACTGTCCCGCTCTGCCTCTTTACTCAAGATCTTCACCCACGAGACGCAGGCCAAAGTGGTGAAAGCCAAGAGGACGTTTGCGCGCCACAGTTCCCTCTCCACCGATGAGTGCAGCTCAGCAGAGCCCAGCCCCTGCGTGCAGCGGCGGCTCCACGTCCCTTCCTGTCACGGCAGCGCCGCGTCCTCTGACCAGAGTCAGCAGCGGGAGCACACCATCAACCTGCACAAGGGAGGGACACTACGGATCAGCGCCAGCTATGACGCCAGCATGTCCCGCCTTCTCATCCGGGTCCGAGCGGCGCAGAGTCTTTACGACAAGCATTTCGACATGAAGAGCATCAACTGCTGCGTGTCCGTCTACCTGAACCCGGGAAAGCTCCAGAAGCAGCGCAGCAACATCATCAAGAACAGCCGCAACCCCGTTTTCAACGAGGACTTCTTCTTTGACTCCATCAGCTCTGTCCAGGTGAAGAACCTGTCGGTCAAGTTCAAGGTGGTGAACAAAGGAACCAGTCTGAAAAGAGACGTGCTGTTGGGAGAGCGAGAGGTGGCCCTTAACAAGCTGCTGTCAGGGATCTAA